One Acinetobacter pullicarnis genomic region harbors:
- the gspK gene encoding type II secretion system minor pseudopilin GspK, giving the protein MKQQKGIALITILVMVALATIIAATIAKRQQYTLESTAYLMRQNQSLHYAKAAEAFYSELLVLDSETSAEADFLQESWAQPMPPFPVEDGIVSGQLEDESGKFNLNSLLKADGSPNPQMQKVFEQLLQRVGLPATLSQAVMDWQDADDLSIGPMGAESQYYQGLTKPYLAANRPFQSVEELRLVRGFEAKNFDLIAPYLSALPDVETKININTAPALLLASIDEKLEVNRVADTLSQQQAKQAHFAKVSDLLETPAFNQLDAAAKTLANNVLDVKSAFFKANIEVLLNQRRRQLSSHLIRKDKRVQVYSRSLAPF; this is encoded by the coding sequence ATGAAGCAGCAAAAGGGTATTGCATTAATTACGATCTTGGTCATGGTGGCTTTGGCGACGATTATTGCTGCGACGATTGCAAAGCGCCAACAATATACGCTTGAAAGCACAGCTTACTTAATGCGTCAAAATCAATCTTTACACTATGCTAAAGCTGCTGAGGCATTTTATTCAGAGCTTTTAGTGCTCGATAGCGAAACCAGTGCGGAAGCAGATTTCTTACAAGAATCTTGGGCACAACCGATGCCACCATTTCCAGTCGAAGATGGGATCGTTTCTGGGCAGCTTGAAGATGAGTCTGGCAAGTTTAATTTAAATAGTTTGCTGAAAGCAGATGGCAGCCCCAATCCGCAGATGCAAAAAGTATTTGAGCAACTGTTACAACGTGTGGGACTACCAGCAACGCTGAGCCAAGCGGTAATGGATTGGCAGGATGCTGATGATTTGAGCATTGGGCCGATGGGGGCTGAAAGTCAATATTATCAAGGTTTAACCAAGCCTTATTTGGCGGCCAATCGCCCATTTCAAAGTGTTGAAGAGCTGCGTTTGGTGCGTGGTTTTGAAGCAAAGAACTTTGATTTGATCGCACCTTATTTGTCGGCTTTGCCCGATGTTGAGACAAAAATTAATATCAACACCGCACCAGCATTGTTGCTGGCGAGTATTGATGAAAAACTAGAGGTCAATCGTGTTGCTGACACCCTAAGTCAGCAGCAAGCCAAACAGGCACATTTTGCGAAAGTCAGTGACCTACTGGAAACACCTGCATTTAATCAACTGGATGCTGCTGCAAAAACATTGGCCAATAATGTACTCGATGTAAAGTCAGCGTTTTTTAAGGCCAATATCGAAGTGCTGCTGAATCAGCGGAGACGACAATTGAGTAGTCATCTTATTCGTAAAGATAAGCGAGTGCAGGTCTATTCACGGAGCCTGGCACCGTTTTAG
- a CDS encoding integration host factor subunit beta has protein sequence MTTEALNKSDLIERIAIKNPHLAEPLVEEAVKIMIDQMIASLSADDRIEIRGFGSFALHHRDPRVGRNPKTGKSVEVSAKSVPHFKPGKALRDAVNESANL, from the coding sequence ATGACTACTGAAGCATTAAATAAGTCTGATTTAATAGAAAGAATCGCTATCAAAAACCCACATTTAGCAGAGCCTTTGGTTGAAGAAGCTGTTAAAATCATGATTGATCAAATGATTGCATCACTTTCAGCTGATGATCGAATTGAAATTCGTGGATTTGGTAGTTTCGCACTGCATCACCGTGATCCTCGTGTTGGGCGTAATCCTAAAACAGGTAAGTCGGTTGAAGTTTCAGCGAAATCAGTTCCACATTTTAAACCAGGTAAAGCATTGCGTGATGCGGTTAATGAGTCTGCTAACTTATAA
- a CDS encoding SRPBCC family protein yields MESIQIKKEFNAPIDQVFELLAKHATYNLVFAPVQLRRIKDSSDPERPDGLGSIRRVGLGPIKLLQEEITRLDVNQRIEYKIVKSPLIKHHLGIIEFQKIAENRTLVTYTIELQTRLPFVGKMILAQLKQAIKLGLTKLAKSFV; encoded by the coding sequence ATGGAATCCATTCAAATTAAAAAAGAATTTAATGCACCTATCGATCAAGTATTTGAATTACTCGCGAAGCATGCAACTTATAATCTGGTTTTCGCACCAGTGCAATTGCGTCGTATTAAAGATTCAAGCGATCCAGAACGCCCAGATGGCCTAGGTTCGATTCGCCGAGTTGGATTGGGGCCGATCAAGTTACTTCAAGAAGAAATTACCCGATTAGACGTTAATCAACGCATTGAATATAAAATCGTAAAGAGCCCCTTAATTAAGCATCATTTGGGGATTATTGAATTTCAAAAGATCGCTGAAAATCGCACTTTGGTGACTTATACGATTGAATTACAAACACGTTTGCCTTTTGTGGGGAAAATGATCCTTGCACAGCTGAAACAGGCGATTAAACTAGGCCTTACTAAATTGGCGAAATCCTTCGTCTAA
- the ung gene encoding uracil-DNA glycosylase, with amino-acid sequence MSLTEQEQIKLSQVRLDQSWKAALTEFLLSEKMDHLREFLRQEISENKTIYPPSTMIFNALDSTPLNQVKAVIIGQDPYHGPDQAHGLSFSVQRGVAVPPSLRNIFHELQSDLAIPIAKHGNLSKWAEQGVLLLNSVLTVEAGQPTSHQKQGWEDFTDTVIDVLNQQRENIVFILWGAYAQRKGQRIDQSKHLILKAVHPSPLAANRGGFFGCKAFSKTNHYLKQNGIEPIDWQLDA; translated from the coding sequence ATGAGCTTAACTGAGCAGGAACAAATAAAACTGAGTCAAGTTCGGTTAGATCAAAGTTGGAAGGCGGCTTTAACGGAATTTTTGTTAAGTGAAAAAATGGATCATTTGCGTGAATTTCTTCGTCAAGAAATATCCGAAAATAAAACCATATACCCGCCAAGCACAATGATTTTCAACGCTTTGGATAGCACGCCATTGAATCAAGTCAAAGCTGTGATTATTGGGCAAGACCCATATCATGGACCTGATCAAGCGCATGGGTTGAGTTTCTCGGTACAAAGAGGGGTTGCGGTACCGCCTTCTTTACGTAATATTTTCCATGAACTGCAAAGTGATCTCGCTATTCCAATTGCAAAACACGGCAATTTAAGCAAATGGGCTGAACAAGGTGTTTTGCTGCTTAATAGTGTGCTGACCGTTGAAGCAGGACAACCAACCTCACACCAAAAACAAGGCTGGGAAGATTTTACCGACACTGTAATTGATGTGTTAAATCAACAGCGTGAAAACATTGTCTTTATTCTTTGGGGCGCGTACGCACAACGAAAAGGACAACGTATCGATCAGAGCAAGCATCTGATCTTAAAAGCAGTACATCCATCTCCCTTAGCCGCAAACCGTGGTGGCTTTTTTGGTTGTAAAGCTTTTTCTAAAACAAATCATTATCTGAAACAAAATGGCATTGAGCCAATAGACTGGCAGCTGGACGCATGA
- the pyrF gene encoding orotidine-5'-phosphate decarboxylase — MSIIVALDVQSQYDALTIADQLDPSLCRVKLGKEIFTHVGPSVVKALQQKGFDVFLDLKFHDIPNTTAQAVCAAADLGVWMVNVHASGGRKMMETCVERLKAGNYKTQLIAVTVLTSMGREDLRDIGLDIEPSEQVRRLAKLTKESGLDGVVCSAQEAKMLRQDLGQDFSLVTPGIRPAGSNADDQKRIVTPQQAMLDGSTHLVIGRPITQSKNPSQTLKDILATL; from the coding sequence TTGAGTATCATTGTTGCCCTAGATGTACAAAGCCAATATGACGCTTTAACCATTGCAGATCAATTAGATCCATCACTATGCCGCGTTAAATTAGGCAAAGAAATTTTTACCCATGTTGGTCCTTCCGTTGTCAAAGCATTACAGCAGAAAGGTTTTGATGTATTTCTAGACCTAAAGTTCCACGATATTCCAAATACGACCGCACAAGCGGTTTGTGCTGCTGCAGATTTGGGGGTGTGGATGGTCAATGTACATGCCTCTGGTGGCCGTAAAATGATGGAAACCTGCGTGGAGCGCCTGAAAGCTGGCAATTACAAGACCCAACTGATTGCAGTAACGGTCTTAACCTCAATGGGGCGTGAAGATTTACGTGATATCGGCTTAGATATCGAGCCTTCTGAACAGGTTCGCCGCCTAGCCAAGCTCACCAAAGAATCGGGTTTAGATGGTGTGGTTTGTTCAGCACAAGAAGCCAAAATGCTACGTCAGGATTTGGGTCAGGATTTTTCTTTAGTCACACCGGGTATTCGTCCAGCTGGATCGAATGCGGATGATCAAAAACGCATTGTGACCCCACAGCAAGCCATGCTAGATGGTTCAACCCATTTGGTGATTGGTCGTCCAATTACCCAGTCAAAAAACCCAAGCCAGACGCTCAAAGATATTTTAGCCACGCTATAG
- a CDS encoding lipopolysaccharide assembly protein LapA domain-containing protein: MRYILVFLLIVIFGYALALVLQNGTELPVDLLFAQIPAMRLGLLLLLTLAIGIVLGLLIGVQIFRVFQNSWEIKRLRKDIDYLRKEQIHTAQLAAAEAAANIKHEKTVLDIHPEDKTSLT, translated from the coding sequence ATGCGTTATATTCTGGTTTTTTTACTTATTGTGATATTTGGCTATGCTTTAGCGCTTGTTTTGCAAAATGGTACTGAGCTTCCGGTCGATTTGTTATTTGCTCAGATCCCAGCAATGCGTTTAGGCTTATTACTCTTATTAACCTTGGCTATTGGCATTGTGCTTGGTCTGTTAATTGGAGTGCAAATTTTCAGAGTATTCCAAAATAGCTGGGAAATTAAACGTCTTCGCAAAGATATTGATTATTTACGCAAAGAACAAATCCACACTGCACAACTTGCGGCGGCGGAAGCTGCGGCAAATATAAAACATGAAAAAACTGTTTTAGATATTCACCCAGAGGATAAAACCTCACTCACTTAA
- the rpsA gene encoding 30S ribosomal protein S1, protein MTESFAALFEESELNLNVEKGAVIQGIVVSIDSDWVTVDTGLKSEGVVSRSEFLNEQRELEVQVGDTVDVVVEALDNGMGQTVLSREKAKRAETWTKLEKIFEDGEIVTGIISGKVKGGFTVDIGPVRAFLPGSLVDTRPIRDTTHLEGKELEFKVIKLDAKRNNVVVSRRAVMEAESSADREALLSQLEEGQTVTGTIKNLTDYGAFVDLGGIDGLLHITDMAWKRIKHPSEVVEVGQEVTVKVLKFDKERNRVSLGLKQLGEDPWLAIMNRYPKGSIVKARVTNLTDYGCFAEIAEGVEGLVHVSEMDHTNKNIHPSKVVQIGDEVDVMVLEVDEERRRISLGIKQTRANPWEEFAKAHEKGEKVSGTIKSITDFGIFIGLPGGIDGLVHLSDISWNEQGEEAIRRFKKGDTVEAVILSVDAEGNRISLGIKQLNNDPFNDFLATNERGALVKGTVTAVDARGATVKLADEVEAQLKASEINRDRVEDATKFLEVGQEVEAKIINVDRKSRAINLSIKAKDEAEEKEAVANLRQTTTTQENGPKTIGDLIKAQMGN, encoded by the coding sequence ATGACCGAATCTTTTGCAGCCCTCTTTGAAGAAAGTGAATTAAACCTCAACGTTGAAAAGGGTGCAGTCATCCAAGGGATCGTTGTTAGCATCGACTCTGATTGGGTAACCGTAGATACAGGACTAAAATCAGAAGGTGTTGTTTCACGTTCTGAATTTTTAAATGAACAACGCGAACTTGAAGTTCAAGTTGGCGATACTGTAGACGTTGTTGTTGAAGCACTTGACAACGGTATGGGTCAAACAGTTCTTTCACGTGAAAAAGCGAAACGTGCTGAAACTTGGACTAAACTTGAAAAAATCTTTGAAGACGGCGAAATCGTTACCGGTATTATTTCTGGTAAGGTTAAAGGCGGTTTCACTGTTGACATCGGTCCAGTTCGTGCGTTCTTACCAGGTTCTTTGGTAGACACTCGTCCAATCCGTGACACTACACATCTTGAAGGCAAAGAGCTTGAGTTTAAAGTTATTAAACTTGATGCTAAGCGTAACAACGTTGTTGTTTCACGTCGTGCTGTGATGGAAGCTGAATCTTCTGCTGACCGTGAAGCACTTCTTTCTCAACTCGAAGAAGGCCAAACAGTTACTGGTACAATCAAGAACCTTACCGATTACGGCGCGTTCGTTGATTTAGGCGGTATTGATGGTCTACTTCACATTACAGATATGGCTTGGAAACGTATCAAGCATCCTTCTGAAGTTGTAGAAGTTGGTCAAGAAGTTACTGTTAAAGTTCTTAAATTTGACAAAGAACGTAACCGTGTTTCACTCGGTCTTAAACAACTTGGCGAAGATCCATGGTTAGCGATCATGAACCGTTATCCTAAAGGTTCTATCGTTAAAGCACGTGTAACTAACTTAACTGACTACGGTTGCTTCGCAGAAATTGCTGAAGGCGTAGAAGGTCTAGTACACGTTTCAGAAATGGATCACACGAACAAAAACATCCACCCATCTAAAGTTGTTCAGATTGGTGATGAAGTTGATGTTATGGTTCTTGAAGTTGATGAAGAACGTCGTCGTATCTCTCTCGGTATCAAACAAACTCGTGCTAACCCATGGGAAGAGTTTGCTAAAGCGCATGAGAAAGGCGAAAAAGTTTCTGGTACGATCAAATCAATTACTGATTTTGGTATCTTCATCGGTTTACCAGGTGGTATCGACGGTCTAGTACACTTGTCTGATATTTCTTGGAACGAACAAGGTGAAGAAGCGATCCGTCGCTTCAAGAAAGGCGATACTGTTGAAGCCGTTATCCTTTCTGTAGATGCAGAAGGTAACCGTATCAGCCTCGGTATCAAGCAATTGAACAACGATCCGTTCAATGATTTCTTAGCAACAAATGAACGCGGTGCTTTGGTTAAAGGTACTGTGACTGCTGTTGATGCTCGTGGTGCTACTGTTAAATTAGCAGACGAAGTAGAAGCTCAATTGAAAGCTTCTGAAATCAATCGTGACCGTGTTGAAGATGCAACTAAGTTCTTAGAAGTTGGTCAAGAAGTTGAAGCGAAGATCATTAACGTTGATCGTAAATCTCGCGCAATCAACTTGTCGATCAAAGCGAAAGACGAAGCTGAAGAGAAAGAAGCAGTTGCTAATTTGCGTCAAACTACGACAACTCAAGAAAATGGTCCTAAGACTATTGGTGACTTGATCAAAGCGCAAATGGGTAACTAA
- the tadA gene encoding tRNA adenosine(34) deaminase TadA → MVDTLKNLADDIDADDESTRIDEQWMQLAYEQAALAAAQDEVPVGAVLVSQGQVIGLGYNCPIERHDPTAHAEIQALRQACLVGQNYRLPLDTTLYVTLEPCTMCVGALIHARVTRVVFATTEPKAGALVSSRQLLESGYYNHSFAFQGGCLQQQCATQLSTFFKMRRAQKKQQRLAEKNASAVK, encoded by the coding sequence ATGGTTGATACGTTAAAAAACTTAGCAGATGACATTGATGCAGATGATGAGTCAACACGTATCGATGAGCAGTGGATGCAGCTTGCATATGAGCAAGCTGCATTGGCTGCTGCACAAGATGAGGTTCCTGTTGGTGCGGTTTTAGTGAGCCAAGGCCAAGTGATTGGACTGGGCTATAATTGTCCAATTGAACGGCATGATCCAACGGCACATGCTGAAATACAAGCACTGCGCCAAGCCTGCTTAGTCGGTCAAAATTATAGACTGCCACTGGATACAACCCTTTATGTAACTTTAGAGCCATGCACCATGTGTGTTGGCGCTTTGATTCATGCGCGAGTGACGCGGGTGGTATTTGCCACCACAGAACCGAAGGCTGGTGCGCTGGTCAGTAGTCGGCAGTTATTAGAGAGTGGTTATTATAATCATAGTTTTGCGTTTCAAGGCGGCTGTTTACAGCAGCAATGCGCCACACAACTTTCTACATTTTTTAAAATGCGACGAGCACAAAAAAAACAACAACGTTTGGCAGAGAAAAACGCCTCGGCAGTAAAATAA
- a CDS encoding prepilin-type N-terminal cleavage/methylation domain-containing protein has protein sequence MNNRPMLHKQAGFTLIEVMVVIVIVGILASLITLNIDGVDQRKAMQARELLVLDLKKINREANDQARVYAMQTQAASNVSPFQYRLLEYQKQNAPKASSSIQARPMLSLYQWQDATEFPVRQLPEQVSFVIEAQQPHYAENSQTELLRQDAPTLIWFGNGEAKPVMIQVYYAQRPIGEPITIDHLGKVDAQS, from the coding sequence ATGAATAACCGACCAATGTTACACAAACAAGCCGGTTTTACCCTGATCGAAGTCATGGTTGTGATTGTGATTGTGGGTATTTTAGCTTCGTTGATCACCCTCAATATTGATGGGGTTGATCAACGTAAAGCCATGCAGGCCAGAGAGTTACTGGTATTGGATCTGAAAAAAATTAATCGCGAAGCCAACGATCAAGCCCGTGTGTATGCAATGCAAACGCAGGCTGCGAGCAATGTCAGTCCTTTTCAATACCGTCTACTTGAATATCAAAAACAAAATGCGCCAAAAGCATCTTCTAGCATACAAGCGCGGCCAATGTTGAGTCTTTATCAATGGCAAGATGCAACGGAGTTCCCCGTACGACAACTCCCCGAACAAGTATCCTTTGTGATTGAAGCACAACAACCCCATTATGCCGAGAACAGCCAAACTGAATTACTCAGACAAGATGCCCCAACGTTGATTTGGTTTGGAAATGGCGAAGCTAAACCTGTCATGATCCAAGTGTATTATGCACAAAGACCGATTGGTGAACCAATCACAATAGATCATTTGGGTAAAGTAGATGCGCAATCCTAA
- the gspI gene encoding type II secretion system minor pseudopilin GspI, whose translation MRNPKGFTLLEVVVALAIFAIAAMALTKVGMQYTQSTSNAILRTKAQFVAQNEIASMQIKREWLTGTQSKQVTAQGESWQIDKKSESTISPNVQKIEVQVSLFDTEADKVGTGITHLVFFNYPEKDKSL comes from the coding sequence ATGCGCAATCCTAAGGGTTTTACCCTGCTTGAGGTGGTGGTTGCTTTGGCGATTTTTGCAATTGCAGCAATGGCATTGACCAAAGTGGGCATGCAATATACGCAGTCCACCTCTAATGCAATACTTAGAACCAAAGCGCAGTTTGTTGCGCAAAATGAAATTGCCAGTATGCAAATTAAACGCGAGTGGCTAACAGGCACCCAGTCTAAGCAAGTGACTGCGCAAGGGGAGAGCTGGCAAATCGATAAGAAATCTGAATCGACCATTAGCCCTAATGTGCAAAAAATTGAAGTGCAAGTGAGTTTATTTGATACGGAAGCAGACAAGGTCGGCACTGGAATTACGCATCTGGTATTTTTTAATTATCCAGAAAAAGATAAAAGCCTATGA
- a CDS encoding 6-pyruvoyl trahydropterin synthase family protein has protein sequence MLIRKLFKFENAHIVRNCSSDRCKRSIHGHSYKVELLLKASKLDHGQMVYDFGLLKGMIKDIFDSFDHAICFWQHDDSAYIEACKTFSARWVALPVSPSAEQFSRIFFFLAQEIMKSTVTQNGEGDVEVYSVIVHETDTGYAQSFQEDIENEQMGLLRLDQIVFSDQVVAEWSDPEMYEKLKQGIKFINPEVDLQVKV, from the coding sequence ATGTTAATTCGTAAGTTATTTAAGTTCGAAAACGCACATATTGTACGCAATTGCAGCTCTGATCGGTGTAAGCGCTCTATCCATGGGCATAGCTATAAAGTTGAATTATTACTTAAAGCTTCTAAGCTCGATCATGGCCAAATGGTGTACGACTTTGGTTTGCTAAAAGGGATGATCAAAGACATTTTTGATAGCTTTGATCATGCAATTTGTTTTTGGCAGCATGATGATTCAGCCTATATTGAGGCGTGTAAAACATTTAGTGCACGTTGGGTCGCTTTACCTGTATCGCCATCCGCTGAACAATTTTCACGAATCTTCTTTTTTCTTGCACAAGAAATTATGAAGTCGACGGTTACTCAAAATGGTGAGGGCGACGTCGAAGTTTATTCGGTAATTGTGCACGAAACAGATACAGGCTATGCGCAAAGTTTTCAGGAAGATATTGAAAATGAGCAAATGGGCTTACTTCGTCTGGATCAAATTGTTTTCTCAGATCAAGTGGTTGCAGAATGGTCTGACCCAGAGATGTATGAGAAATTGAAGCAAGGGATTAAATTTATTAATCCAGAAGTTGATTTACAGGTGAAAGTCTAG
- the gspJ gene encoding type II secretion system minor pseudopilin GspJ: MKIKKSQAAFTLVELLVAIAIFAILSALGWKVFDYLGQTKARNSIHEEHLSQIQEAYQQIQRDMLQIIAVGANVDGSLKPALQLDNQLLSFSKTGVTDPLKQGLAPDERIEYQYNAEQKTIYRLKYTHLDRTAAEQPLSSVLLKNVEQYEITLLDPNELSRWPESVVNLNDNRASVKLPRGLKIKMSVNEVEYEWIFSLLNTSFISKTGP; this comes from the coding sequence ATGAAAATAAAAAAATCCCAAGCCGCTTTTACTTTGGTTGAGTTGTTGGTTGCGATTGCTATTTTTGCCATTCTTTCGGCACTTGGATGGAAAGTCTTTGACTATTTAGGACAAACCAAAGCACGCAACAGCATACATGAAGAGCATTTGTCACAAATTCAAGAAGCCTACCAACAGATCCAACGCGATATGCTGCAAATAATTGCCGTTGGTGCCAATGTTGATGGTAGTTTGAAACCTGCATTGCAGCTTGATAATCAATTGCTAAGCTTTAGCAAAACAGGAGTGACGGATCCCTTAAAACAGGGGTTAGCACCAGATGAGCGGATTGAGTATCAGTATAATGCCGAGCAAAAAACCATTTATCGCCTTAAATATACACATTTAGACCGCACTGCTGCGGAGCAACCGTTGTCAAGTGTGCTACTCAAGAATGTTGAGCAATATGAAATTACCTTGCTTGATCCGAATGAATTAAGTCGCTGGCCTGAGTCCGTAGTGAATTTAAATGACAATCGCGCTTCTGTAAAATTACCGCGCGGCTTAAAAATAAAAATGAGTGTGAACGAGGTTGAATATGAATGGATATTTAGCCTGTTGAATACGAGTTTTATCAGCAAAACTGGACCGTAA
- the cmk gene encoding (d)CMP kinase has product MTTHIITIDGPSGSGKGTLAAKLAVHYQYHLLDSGALYRLLGLSLQQKGLLVNIQDEDVLKQSVTIATNLDIQFQSQAAQTKIVLEGHDVSQQIRTEEVGAFASKVAAIPELRAALFQRQRDFAQAPGLVADGRDMATTIFPEAIAKIYLTASAESRAERRVKQLQAMGLDVKMSDILGNIQARDQRDTERTVAPLKPASDAYIIDSSQLNIEEVFKLMTGFVDEQLAKP; this is encoded by the coding sequence ATGACAACGCATATTATTACCATTGATGGCCCAAGTGGTTCTGGCAAAGGAACTTTGGCAGCGAAACTTGCGGTGCATTATCAGTATCACTTGTTGGATTCAGGTGCGTTATATCGATTATTGGGCTTGTCATTGCAGCAAAAAGGTTTATTGGTCAACATCCAAGATGAAGATGTGCTTAAACAAAGCGTTACAATTGCTACGAATTTAGATATCCAATTTCAAAGCCAAGCAGCACAAACAAAAATAGTATTGGAAGGACACGATGTCAGCCAACAAATTCGTACCGAAGAAGTTGGCGCGTTTGCATCAAAAGTTGCGGCAATTCCTGAACTTAGAGCTGCTTTGTTCCAACGCCAACGTGATTTTGCACAAGCGCCGGGCCTTGTTGCAGATGGTCGAGATATGGCAACAACCATTTTCCCAGAGGCGATTGCCAAGATTTACTTGACCGCTTCCGCAGAGTCTCGTGCAGAACGCAGAGTAAAACAGTTGCAGGCTATGGGTCTCGATGTTAAAATGAGCGACATTTTGGGTAATATCCAAGCTCGTGATCAGCGCGATACGGAAAGAACTGTAGCGCCGCTTAAACCAGCATCTGATGCTTATATCATTGATAGTTCTCAACTCAACATTGAAGAAGTCTTTAAGCTCATGACTGGTTTTGTTGATGAGCAATTAGCCAAACCTTAA
- a CDS encoding enoyl-CoA hydratase/isomerase family protein — translation MTNLLQSNNYHPDLIIEEARNGWRIIRLNRPKSLHALDESIATALLKLFEDFHQDDSVKAIWLDSTTPKAFCAGGDVRKLRQLVINDEVDAANRFFEQEYSLDLLLHNYAKPVVVWGEGYVMGGGLGLFMAAPFRLVTPFSRLAMPEVNIGLYPDVGGSRFLADRGPIGLFTGLTGSIMTAAGAYGIGWATHICDAQRDVVLQKLVDIDWEHYPAGDFRALDDTLNGMHRPVPPGPLQNSLDVIHSVCRGVDFEQDYNAIIGLSDARSDWLRQASENLQKGSPSTAAITWLLWQWGRQVHPWQEVFALEEQISNWKLRHPDFVEGVRARLVDKDLSPEWEEVESMTLPGILAKNPPVTNIESWNDLLKLYHVI, via the coding sequence ATGACAAATTTACTTCAAAGCAATAATTATCATCCTGATTTGATCATTGAAGAAGCCCGCAATGGTTGGCGCATTATTCGGCTGAATCGTCCGAAATCACTTCATGCATTGGATGAATCAATTGCGACTGCATTGTTAAAACTATTTGAAGATTTTCATCAAGATGACAGTGTTAAAGCGATTTGGTTAGATTCGACGACACCAAAAGCCTTCTGTGCAGGTGGTGATGTTCGTAAATTAAGACAATTGGTCATTAATGACGAAGTCGATGCTGCAAATCGTTTTTTTGAGCAAGAATACTCGCTGGATTTACTCTTACACAACTATGCTAAACCTGTGGTTGTTTGGGGTGAAGGTTATGTCATGGGCGGTGGTTTAGGCCTGTTTATGGCAGCACCATTCCGCTTAGTGACCCCATTTTCACGTTTGGCGATGCCAGAAGTGAATATTGGACTTTATCCAGATGTGGGCGGTAGCCGCTTTTTGGCAGACCGCGGTCCAATCGGCTTGTTTACCGGCTTGACGGGTTCAATCATGACGGCTGCGGGTGCATACGGGATTGGTTGGGCGACACATATTTGCGATGCACAACGTGATGTGGTTTTGCAGAAACTGGTTGATATCGACTGGGAACATTATCCAGCAGGGGATTTTCGTGCCTTGGACGATACCTTAAATGGTATGCATCGCCCAGTACCACCTGGTCCATTACAAAACTCACTTGATGTCATTCACAGTGTTTGTCGCGGTGTGGATTTCGAACAAGACTACAATGCGATCATTGGCTTAAGTGATGCGCGCAGTGATTGGTTGCGTCAAGCCAGTGAAAACTTGCAAAAAGGTTCACCAAGCACAGCTGCAATTACTTGGTTGTTGTGGCAGTGGGGCAGACAGGTGCATCCATGGCAAGAAGTTTTTGCGCTTGAAGAACAAATTTCCAATTGGAAATTACGCCATCCCGATTTTGTAGAGGGTGTGCGTGCACGTTTAGTTGATAAAGACTTGTCTCCAGAATGGGAGGAAGTTGAATCGATGACATTACCTGGTATTTTGGCGAAAAATCCGCCCGTCACGAATATCGAGAGTTGGAATGATTTACTCAAACTTTATCACGTGATCTAA